The following DNA comes from Megalobrama amblycephala isolate DHTTF-2021 linkage group LG20, ASM1881202v1, whole genome shotgun sequence.
gcattaaatttataatgttacaaaagatttctatttcaaataaatgttgttctttcgaactttctattaatcaaaaaatcctaaaaaaatttatttcaacactgataataataagaaatgttccttaggcagcaaatcagcatattagaatgatttctgaatgatcgtgtgacattgaagactgcagtaatgatgctgaaaattctgtgttcaaaacacaggaataaattatattttaaaatatattcaaataaaaacatctttttttaatgtaaatatttcataatatttactGTACTATTGATTAAATATATGCAGACTTGATGAGCATATGAGActtctttgaaaaacatttaaaaatcataccaaccccaaactttagttcggaagaggattagggccaagcaataataaaaaaataaaaccatctcgagattaaagttgttaaatttcgagaaaaaacttgttaaatttcgagaaaaaattcaaaataaaatgttgagaataaactcattaaattatgagaaaaaactcgttaaatttcaagaaaaaagtcgagataaaatgttgagaataaactcgttaaattacgagaaaaatctcgttaaatttcaagaaaaaagtcgagataaaatgttgagaataaagttattaaattacgagaaaaaagtcattaaattacaagaacaaattcattaaattatgagaaaaatgtcgttaaatttcgagaaaaaagttgagataaaatattgagaataaactcattaaattatgagaaaaaagtcgttaaattacaggaacaaatttgttaaattacgaatttgttctcataatttaacgacttttttctcataatttaatgactttattctcaacattttatctcgacttttcttgaaatttaacgagttttttctcgtaatttaatgagtttattcgtaacattttatttcgacttttttctcgaaatttaacgagttttttctcgaaatttaacaactttaatctcgagatggttttatttttttattattgcttggccctaatcctcttccgtacttttGACAGTAGTGTAGCTTGAGCAAGTTTTACTCTACACAAAAGCAAAATCCCttaatatttcaacattttccatgtttgtggGAACCCCAGTGTGAAACCCCCCACCCCCGCTGGGCCTACAAGCATGTAATATGGGTATAAGCCATTTTAGcgtagtttttttttacatggtTATTATTGTTCTCAAATCTGAATGAAATTTAAAACCCAATTATGTGTAACACTGATCAAATTTGGTAAGTCTGCTTTCACCTGGACCCGAAGACTGTAAACATAAGTCACAATTTTCATCTGTAAATCTATTTCCCTTGGTGCATTTTGCAACATGGTTGCATATTGTGACCTGGGTGGGTGTAGCTGCTCTGACCCTGAACACTGGGTCTGGATAATCTACTGTAAGGCCTCTTATGGACTAATCACATAGTTCAGAAAGGCTAGCAGATTGCAGCTCGGCATCAACCTGTTCTCATGTTCTATACAGCCAGCATCTAAGAATTAAACTGCCTCGACACAACAAATCTTGTGACCTGGCGTGTGATTCTGGCTCTCGATTGGTGCCCTTAGCAATAGGAAACCAAGAGTTGTAATATTCTATTTTGTTGCTTTCAGATCTATTCTTTAATACAAATGGCTGaaatgagctccttaaatgtcAGGATGTGGTTTACACCAGATCACTTGTTTAGGCCACCTCAGACGTTCATTAAGAAGTCCAAAAGCACTATGATGAAGCCTCACAAGAGGGTATGAAGCACTGCTGCCCTCAGATTCCTGTTTCTCGGTATGTTCTTCACTGAACATTTGATAACTTTATACAATTTGGGGCAGCTGCCTAGGTGGGCAAAGTTCGGTAAGTGGTGTCCAGTCTGGTGGCCGTTTTTTGCGCCCCACAGCATCGTGGAGCACCTTTGAAGCACTTCTACTGCCACAGAGTACTGGCCATTAGTCCACTGTTTCAGCCTGACCAACGTCACAGCCGTAGAGAAGCCGAAACAGTAACGTGAGGTTCCACGGAACACACGTTCACCTTCGCCGAAATATGCCCCTTCCTCCCAGGAAAGCAGGGAGCCGTCCTCCTCGCCCATGTCAGCCAGGTTACAAAGGGCCAGAAGGCAAGAGCTCAGCAGTGCCTCATTTTTACTGTGCTGGAGAAGAACCGACACCAGCCGTGGGACAGCTCCGAGCCTCAGGAATCGCTCTTGCTGCAAGTCTGCAAGAAAGTAATCACACTTACATCAAAAgtcagtaatgactttatgaacttctttacttgcaagattaataatattagagagaaaattaaaaacatgcaaccgtccacagtttcgcttcagacagtgcactgtagtgtccctgaggtaaaactagaatcattcgccgctataggagaggaagaattatctaaacttatcaaatcatcaaaatccacgacatgtatgttagacccaatgccgactaaactactgaaagaaatgcttccagaggtcgtaggtccacttcttgatataattaattcatccttaacactaggatacgtgccaaaaacctttaagcaggctattattaaacctcttattaaaaaacctcaactagatccgagagatttagtaaattacaggccaatctcgaatctaccttttctgtcaaagatacaagaaaaggcagtttcaacacaactgtgctcctttttagaaagaaatggaatctgtgaggatttccagtcaggatttagaccataccatagtactgagactgctctcgttagagttacaaacgatctactcttatcatccgatcgtggctgtatttctctattagtgttattagatctcagtgctgcttttgacactatcgatcacaacattcttttaaaaagacttgaaaactatattggcattagtggaattgctttggcatggttcaaatcgtacttatctgaccgttatcagtctgtagtagttaatgaagagatgtcgtatcgatcacaagttcaatatggagtaccacaaggctcagtactaggaccgttgcttttcactctgtacatgctgcccttaggagagataattaggaagcatggtgttagttttcactgctacgctgacgatactcagctctatatttcctcgcgccctgacgaaacctacaaattcacaaaactaacagaatgcatagctgacattaaaaactggatgacaagaaatttcttattattaaattcagaaaaaactgatatcctaatctttggaccaaaaacttcctcacgaaaaaaccttgaatactctctaacacttgacgggtgctccattaaaccttcgtcctcagttaggaacctgggtgtgctcttcgataccaatctttcatttgaaagtcatgtttctagtatctgtaaaaccgccttcttccatctaaaaaatatatctaaattacgacatatgctctcaatgacaaatgcggaacagttggttcatgcattcatgacctcaagactagattattgtaacgctctactgggtggttgttctgctcggcttttaaacagactacagttggtccaaaatgcggcagctagagttcttactagaaccagaaagtatgaccatattagtccagttctgtcaacattacattggctccctattaaacattgtatagattttaaaatcttgctacttacttataaagctctaaatggtttagctccccagtacctaagtgagctcttaatgcattatagtccttcacgtttattgcgatctcagaattcaggccagttgataatacccagaatatccaaatcaactgaaggcggcagatccttttcctatttagcacctaaactctggaacaatcttcctagcattgttcgggaagcagacacactctgtcagtttaaatctagactaaaaacacatctctttgctcttgcatacacataacacattatcaatacattaacatttttcaaatccgttaaaggattgttacgctgcaataattaggtcggccggaaccgagaacatttcctataacactagatatacctgtacatcagaataagaatggcatctacgctaatatctgtctctctgcttatcctgaggtttgccgggtgctggatccaggccgtatccagatcagatggagaacctgtgtctggacctgactacaacgtagcccaggagacaatgggcctacagatccagttctggctgcatctataattcagatttttaatcccgtatccgcttacatatatttatatataatctatttttaatctctagaataaaaatttataattcagattttgatctccatatccatttacatatattatatatatcttccaaggggttttttccctcctaggacttttttcccagtgttaacacgctgggtttttctcctagggggttttttccaccctgggagtcagccgacattggcttaatgtagcaccatcttgtatatgttacatattaccacgcttgtttgtacagcttatttttaaccacttcccttttttctgtgcttctaatatgtaaagctgctttgaaacaattaccaattgtaaaagcgctatataaataaatttgacttgacttgacttgacatcaAAAACTCCAATGTCAGCATCAAGATATATGGTGCTAGGCTCTACTTAGGGGTGCCTCAGCTCCCTATTTTTATCTCAGCCCCCCTAAAAATCTGCAATGAGGGATACTCcatcaaaaaaatttaaactcTATCATCATCCCTCATatggttccaaacctgtatgcattttattcttctgcagaacacaaaagaatgtaTTTGAAGAACATCGGGAACCAAACACACATTGGGAACCCCTTTGACTTCCACTGGAtggacaaaaaaatacaaaatactgagacatttctcaaaatatcttcttttgtgcttcatagaagaaagaaagtcaatgACAAAAGAATATTTACACCTGgttttaagatgtgttttggttgattggtgtaaatggggtctaaaacgttttgaggtTGTCCACTTTTAACCACTTTCAGAGGTAGTAGAAAACGCATTCAACCGAATTGCTTTTGTAGTGTAGActctcatgtggtcgaatgtgttcgcACAGCCCCAAAAGACCGCCTATGGAtctaatgcgtaaacattatgggaagtgtgCTAGCCAGACAGAATTTAAACTTTGCTGGCTGGAGACCCAAGTTTGGGttgaagacaaaaaatgtacaaacccgattccaaaaaagttgggacactgtacaaattgtgaataataaaggaatgcaataatttacagatctcagaaacttatattttattcacagtagaatgtagataacatatcaaatgttgaaagtaagacattttgaaatgtcatgccaaatattggctcattttggatttcatgacaggtagttgggacaggtagcaataagaggccggaaaagttaaatgtacatataaggaaaagctggaggaccaatttgcaacttattaggtcattTGGCAACATgagtataaaaagagcctctcagagtggcagtgtctctcagaagtcaagatgggcagaggatcaccaattcccccaatgctgcggcaaaaaatagtggagcaatatcagaaaggagtttctcagagaaaaattgcaaagagtttgaagttatcatcatctacagtgcataatatcatccaaagattcagagaatctggaacaatctctgtgcgtaagggtcaaaccatactggatgcccgtgatcttcgggcccttagacggcactgaaTCACaaacaggaatgctactgtaatggaaatcacaacatgggctcaggaatacttccagaaaacattgtcggtgaacacaatccactgtgccattcgccgttgccggctaaaactctataggtcaaaaaagaagccatatctaaacatgatccagaagcgcaggcgttttctctgggacaaggctcatttaaaatggactgtggcaaaatggaaaactgttctgtggtcagacgaatcaaaatttgaagttctttttggaaaactgagacgccatgtcatccagactaaagaggacaaggacaacccaagttcgttgatcagcgctcagttcagaagcctgcatctctgatggtatggggttgcatgagtgcgtgtggcatgggcagctaacacatctggaaaggcaccatcaatgctgaaaggtatatccaagttctagaacaacatatgctcccatccagacgtcgtctctttcagggaagaccttgcattttccaacatgacagtgccagaccacataccgcatcaattacaacatcatggctgcgtagaagaaggatttgggtactgaaatggccagcctgcagtccagatctttcacccatagaaaacatttggcccatcataaagaggaagatgcgacaaagaagacctaagacagttgaccaactagaagcctgtattagacaagaatgagacaacattcctattcctaaacttgagcaacttgtctcctcagtacccagacgtttgcagactgttataaaaagaagaggggatgacACACAGTGGAAAAACTTGGCCTTGTccaaacttttttgagatgtgttgatgccatgaaatttaaaatcaacttatttttcccttaaaatgatgccttttctcagtttaaacatttgatatgtcatctatgttgtattctgaataaaatattgaaatgtgaaacttccacatcattgcattgtgtttttattcacaatttgtacagtgtccaaacttttttggaatcgggtttgtactaagcacaatgttctctcaccattcctgatttctaacacgcaCTCACAGAGTTCGACATGGTATTGCATAttcagagcagaaatgaaagctgctGCTCACCGTATGTTTTTCCATCATTTCTGGTcgcattcatatgtaaattgtgtgagatcgaaagatctgaaaaagcccatacatttacctgcccatagaccctcccctcacagaaatcaggacagaagtggtaaAAAATGGACAAAAGAGACTGATTAAAACatcaggtgtaaatgggaatgtgtctccctcgtctacttgtgatccgatcaaccaaaacgcatcttaataccaggtagAAACAAGGCTTTAATTTCagtatccctttaaaaatcAGACGTGATATCTCTTCACATTCTCTGAAAACAGCTAAAAACTGAGGTTATTTTACTCTGAATCCTGCCAGTAAGTATTTTACAGTTTGTGACATTAAATATTATCATTGAAAGCTCCACTTCTCTATCTCTTATGTGAACACCATATGCTCCAGCataatcattattaaaaataatacacCACCACTACCAatgaaaaacatgcattttaaacacTTTCAAAAGTGAAACTATTTGAAAATGTTAACTATTTTCTGAAACTGCTCTTCTGAGCCACATCATCTCAGATTCAGGTCCTGGGGGGGGGGTCAATACCTACAGTATGTTATCGCAAAAAGTTCAGGTCCACTCACTGCTGTCATAGGAGATCCTGGCGATGGCTTGGCTAACGTGAAGGAGAAGGTCCTGGTCTTGGCTTAGCAGTAAGGTCATAAGGGCAGACACAATGCCTGTCTCAAAGCATTGCTCTCTCACAGGAGCTAAAAAAGAAATTTTAGAATAATCAATAGAGTTAATGCTCATCGACTGTACAGTATGTATTCAGTTAGATGTCAAGGCACTTGGTTTATGAAAAAAGCTGCCATTATTTTCAAGATTTGCAGTTTATCCacagcattttaaagtttaaagacTTATTACAGGGACAATCCCACCAGCAACCTGAGGTTAAGGTGTAGCCAAGGTCTCGTTCATGGATCACCTATTGAGTTTAACCTTTCGGTTACAATACCAGCTAACAAGGCTACAACACCAAACACATACATTAtggtacataaaaaaaaattgttctcaCCATCTCTGGCCAGTTCAGCCACTAGTCTGGCTGTGTGAGTAGTGAGCGTGCTTTTCCTCCTTAAAATCTGAGCCATAACAGGGAGAATCCCACTTTCCACCACCTGCTCGGATATGCCTTTCTCTAGGGCAGGGAAAACACATGTTCCTTCTAAACAATCAAGATAcactactgctcaaaagtttggggtcagtaaaatgcattggtcccactttatattaagtggacttaactactatgtacttacatcaaaaaataagtacaatgtacttattgggttcatattgaattgcaaaacacttttgctgctattgaggtgggatacaggtaaggttagggaaagctttggtggtatgggtaggggtaaggtggaAGGGATGGGTCatcagtgtaattataaaagtaattacagaaattaattacagatgtaattacatgcaggtgtttttaaaatataagtacaatgtaaaaacatgtatgtacacaataagtgcattgtatcaaatgattaatttaaatctaagtacatagtagttaaggctacttaatataaagtgggaccaatgcattattgttttaaaagaaatctcTCATCCAAAATGGCTGCATACAGtttaacagtaatattgtgaaatattattacaattaacaattgttttctaatttaatataattaaatgctcatcaaagctgcatttatttgatccaaaaaaatattttgaaatattattacaatttaaaatagttttttttttattttcatatattttaaaatgcaatttattacggaagaggattagggccaagcaataataaaaaaataaaaccatctcgagattaaagttgttaaatttcgagaaaaaagtcgagataaaatgttgagaataaactcgttaaattacgagaaaaaactctttaaatttcgagaaaaaagtcaagataaaatgttgagaataaactcgttaaattacgagaaaaaactctttaaatttcgagaaaaaagtcaagataaaatgttgagaataaactcgttaaattacgagaaaaaagtcgagataaaatgttgagaataaagtcattaaattacgaatttgttctcataatttaatgactttttttctcgtaatttaatgactttactctcataatttaatgactttattctcaacattttatctcgacttttttctcgaaattttacgaaatttttctcataatttaacaaatttgttctcgtaattttaagtttttttttctcgtaatttaattagtttattctcaacattttatttcgacttttttctcgaaatttaacaactttaatctcgagatggttttatttttttattattgcttggccctaatcctcttccgtaaataaccattcttattatcatcaatgctaaaaacagttgtgctgcttaatatttttgttgaaaacttgacatttttttcaggattttttttttttgagaaatagaaagttcaaaagaagagtatttatttgaacaacattttgtaaaattatgttttcactgttttttttttttttttttttaaagtgtaattaatttaatttcagtaacactttattttacagtgccctTGTTACACATTACATATGCTTACTAAATTAACAACAGTAAATTAAGCATAATTaaatgcaactaaccctaaaccaaactctAATCTTAACCATAAACCTATAGTACATGTTGTTTAATAATGTtgctcagtacttaaatgtataattacattgttacaaggacaccttaaaataaagtgtaaccaaaactgttttttaaaaattgtcttGTTACGAACATTTGTATGGTATTACAATCCTTCTGAAAGACCAACAAATTAGATCAGCTGTTTCCAACAAGCTAGACCATTAGCCAGTTGTCCCGAGTGAAcatatgcacaaacacacaaattaaCAAATTGTGTTTCCACAAACTACAGAGGTCACTCACAGCTGGTCATCTGGATGCTTGTGTACAAAAGCAGTCTAGTTAATCATTCCTGTCACTCAATGGCTCTAACAGAGATAAATACGGATTAGAGTGTCTCTGTTTTCAAATCCACAGGAGTTGCGTATGCTTCTCATAGCCACTCTTGTTGGCATATTAAGCATGGTTTGTCACCTATGCCCAAATGATTTGTGATGTGCAAGGGATAATGCACAGTCAGCTGGTCATTAATCTTAAAATAAACCTGACAGGATCTTGTATCATTTCAGTACATAATCATATCCTGCATTTTACACATCAAACATTGATTTaagtttaaattatttgaatatgtGAGAAGAAAGAGAACGCAGTACAAAAAACATGAACCTAGCATAGCTATAAAAGAAACAATTTGCTTAGGACAATGTCAATTATACAGTTTGGAGGTCCTTATGCAATATTTTCGACCATAGAGTGTtgcgattgaccaatcagaatagaGAATTCCAAAAAAAGACGCATAATAACTTGGTAGTAGTTTCAATCATGTCTAAAGCCAAAGTGTTATTGCAATACTCACTAAGCAGCTTTCAGACCTCATACAAAGTGCTGGCACATTCTGCATCTAACTAGTTCAAACAAGCTCAAACTAACTGACAACAgtttcattttacttttttgttcttttttaaatgaactGCTTTATAAAGgcataatgtataaatatatgtcACAAAATATTAGAACATCCTGTATAATGCTGGTTTTTGGTAAACAAGTCCTCAACTGGTACTATACTTGTCCGCAGGGACTCAATTCTTTCTCAAGTTTATTTAGACATTTAGTTAAACATAACTCAAGTGCACCAATACAACTACAGGTACATTCTTGATCCAACTCCTCATGTACCAAACATTTGACACCaaatatatatcaaaatctGAAATACTCACTTCTTTCAATGGCAACATTCAGCACTGTGTCCAAATAAGGTTTTAGTTCCTCCTCGACAAGTTCTGTGCTCACACTGATGGCCTCTATTGCAGCACTTAATGAAtctgagagaaaagaaaatgtcTATCAAAATGTACATCCTTCAGGCAGTCTTTCTATTGTGTCTGCTGTTACTCACCCTTGGGCGCACTGGGCAGTGGACGGCTTGCTCCCATCTTGTCCATATGTCTATGTGAGGTTGTGATGACCTGTTTAGTTCTCAGCGCTGCTCGTGTCCCAGATTACCACGACAGTCTAGACTGCATTTCTGTTCTAAAATCTCACACAACTCCATCTCTTGGAGTCTTGGAATTTTATCCTTTTTTGTGTCCCCCTCCTGCTTTGTTTCTTTCCACTCTTGTCCGGTctgtatatacatgtatgtttgTGACACAAACTCCTCCTtccttccctccctccctccctccctcactAGTTTATTTTCTTCCTCTCAATCCCTTTCTCTCCACTGCCTGCTCTGATTCAGACCTTCACTAATGCACTCCAAATCCTCAGTCTAATGAAAGCCTCACAGTGGACAGGCCACCTGTAGGTGACACTGTGGACTGCAGCACGCCCACATCAAATGTCTTCTAGAGGTCAGAAGAGAGAGTGGaacaacaaacagacaaacaatgtCATTGGCTCAGCTACAAAACTGACTCCACAGTGAGGATTTTCTCTGCAAGCTTGCCAGGGATTCAGAAAAGCTGCTTTGTGGGGGAAATCTTTTGTGAAAATACAAATGATAACAAAGCAGTTGAACTGAACATAATTGAAAGCAATACAATTAGCTATTATTAATAGTTGAGAGGATGTATAAACAGATAAATGATAACATGCTACGTTGCTGCATCTGGATTGTGTCTTTTCTTccatgtttaaaggtgcccaagaatgctttttcacaagatgtaatataagtctaagatgtcccctgaatgtgtctgtgaagtttcagctcaaaataccccatagattatttggggcatcattaactatgcactgattttttcagcgcgccgcccctttaattcgcctgctccctgccacacgagctctcgattatattacagcacatttacaaagttcacacagctaatataaccctcaaatggatctttacaagatgttcatcatgcatgcttcgaattatgtgagtaaagtatttattttgatgtttatatttgattctctatgagtttgaggctgtgctccgtggctaacggctaatgctacactgttggagagatttataaagaatgaagttgtgtttatgaattatacagactgcaagtgtttaaaaatgaaaatagcgacggctcttgtctccgtgaattcagtaagaaacgatggtaactttaacctcatttaacagtacattagcaacatgctaatgaaacatttagatagacaatttacaaatatcactaaaaatatcatgctatcatggatcatgtcagttattattgctccatctgccattttcgctgttgttcttgcttacctagtctgttgattcacctgtgcagatccagacattactggctgcccttgtctaatgcctttcataatgttgggaacatgggctggcatatgcaaatattgggggcgtacaccccgactgttacgtaacagtcggtgttatgttgagatccgcgtgttttccggaagtcttttaaacaaatgagatttacataagaaagagaaagcaatggagtttgaaactcagtgtatgtcttttccatgtactgaactcttgttattcaactatgccgaggtaaattcaaattttgaatttagggcacctttaatgaaagtCGTAAGACACTTTCGTGTGACAAAAAAGCGTCAACACTCTgtaaattaaagatttattgcgcactttagttagattcattaaataaaatgtgagtTTTCACATCATTGAGCTTacgctgcactgactgacagcttctGTTCCTAATTATAAAGGGAGAGCAAGGTGCttgctttctgtgtaattcattcacaagaaaagttattgtttttcatgagattttgtgAGTAGTTCATACTTCAcctacaaaatgtattttaaacctAGTGATtctataatgtttaatatttattcaaaagcgAAGCTGAGTGAAAAACTATTACAGGAAATGCCTAATATATGCAAGTGGTACTCTCTGCCACCATCTTGTGGTTATAGTGGTAAatatgtctttttttatttttaaataagtgttttctatcaaatgttggatTTCCCACATCTTGAAACATTCAGTTTTACAAAAGGgtacaatctcagaaggatgaaacaataatatttttggtcatcacattaaaaataacatttgagtGCTGGAAAAATGTGTGCACGTCTTACAGACACTGCGTTTCTTATTCAAACATTCCCATTAGCTTCGTCTTTcgtggattttttttctttgtaaattAGGCAagtgtgataactgcattaaaataataatcagcattaaaaagtcaaccattgatggttttgtgtcgatgtgCAGCGAGTACAGAATGAcaacagttcaccggaaatgcccAAGCTGGCTTAGCgaaaaccaggaagta
Coding sequences within:
- the si:dkey-21e13.3 gene encoding uncharacterized protein si:dkey-21e13.3; translation: MDKMGASRPLPSAPKDSLSAAIEAISVSTELVEEELKPYLDTVLNVAIERKKGISEQVVESGILPVMAQILRRKSTLTTHTARLVAELARDAPVREQCFETGIVSALMTLLLSQDQDLLLHVSQAIARISYDSNLQQERFLRLGAVPRLVSVLLQHSKNEALLSSCLLALCNLADMGEEDGSLLSWEEGAYFGEGERVFRGTSRYCFGFSTAVTLVRLKQWTNGQYSVAVEVLQRCSTMLWGAKNGHQTGHHLPNFAHLGSCPKLYKVIKCSVKNIPRNRNLRAAVLHTLL